Sequence from the Mus pahari unplaced genomic scaffold, PAHARI_EIJ_v1.1 scaffold_11368_1, whole genome shotgun sequence genome:
tgtgtgtgtgtgtgtgtgtgtgtgtgtgtgtgtgtgtgtgtgtgtgtgtgtgctcattctAATAgcagttttctttttggtttaaaCATTTCTCTAGTAAGGTCATCTCCAGCAGAATACAGGTACAGTTTTTCATTTTACCTATCAATctagtcatttactccaggttttagttttgtttatctTATGAATCAGCATTCCATGACTCGAAGCCTTTGATTCTAGGAGACTGAGGcatacgtttttgttttttttttttttcttagcattgcAAAATAACTCAAtgctctgtctgcctttgttaagcacagatgATAGGCTAGTTGGGTGTGACCCTGCCCTGAACTTACCATTTCCAGCAAGCCAGAGGGTAATCTTGCTCTGTCCTAGGTTGATCCTGAACTCAGGAACCTGTCTGCCTTCctaagcaaacaaagaaacaaacaaatagatattTGGAGTATCTTTCTAACAAGTTGGCTCACTGTGCACTGCCTTTGTTCCTTCAGATTCATGAAGACCCTCATATAATGCATTGAATCATTacttttgcatagttgagaaaataatatattcaaacTCATATATTGAGGGTTCTTTCCCTAAAatgctgtcctgaaggtcccaatATTTACCATTTGAAAAGACACAGGCACACCCTTAATTCCTGGACTCcagctgtttctaattatcatggagtcctTAACATTTTTTTGCAGGAATTTGAAATATATACCTTATTATTGCCCACAGCAGCCCTCAACACTCTAGGAAGCTCACACCAGGGGCTTGTGCCAGGTGCAGAAACTATGTCGCTCTGTCCCAGTCGGGCTGAGCCAGACTTGATCTTCCATTGCAGAAGTTAATTTCAGATGTTTGCCACCTCCCAACCTCCtacagttgcagatttccatatattctcatggccatctggctggctgtcctctccctccccaaacCTGATCCTGAACCCTCCCAATTTCCTCCTGTTGTCTCCTTTCATCGATATGACAATCAGCTATTTTATTCTGcattctaagtgagatttaagTGTCTCTCACTTGTGCATTATGTCTTCTTTACCTCTTTTGTGCCTGTGGAGTATAGCCTGTGTGTCCTGCAtttcatggctaatatccacttataagtgagtacataccatgcatgtccttttgtgattggcttaccacACTCATGATAATTTcaagatccatccacttgcctgtaaAATTattgatgtgtttgttttttaatagctgattggTATTCTGTCGCTTAGGTTTACCACATTTACTACACTCACACTTGATTTgaagaacatctaggttgttagtttctggctactacaaataaagctgttatgaacataattcAGCAAATGTCTTTGTGGAATGTTGAAGCTCCTTTTGAGTGTATGATTAGGGGTTGGGCATATAGCTGGCTCCTGAGGTAGAAGTATTCCCAGTTTTCTAAGCAGCTACCCAGTGGAGTTCCAAATtgcttgtacaagtttgcactcccaccaacaatggaggactgttTCCCTTCCTCTAAATCCTTGCCAGCTTGTGGTAtaccttgagtttttgatcttggtcATTGTGATGGGTgtaaaattgttttgatttgcattgatgcaaaaagcaagaggaatttattgttccagtatactggggtcatcccagacctgAAGACGAGGTGGCAACCCCCAGCACTCATTCAgcaagtttttatatggtttccaggggcagaatagaccATCAGCAagtaggcacaatatgattggtggaacagtgtacccttaaactgattggtctttagggaatgaggtgacaaggacttcccttgtctgaaagTGGGCAGCGGTCCATCCTGCGGAATGTGTCCCAATCCACAAGTTGGTTCATGcactgtggtctgagaaatggtAACTAgcttctcccttccagaggggcaagtgtttcatgaccttcccaaatttcctgagctgaccttttcattccCATTTTCTATTCTATGAGATTCATTGTATCCACTTTTATGTTGAGGACCTTGGTCCACTCATACTTTAATTCTgtgtagggtgataaatatgaatctattttcatttttctacatgcagatatccagttagaccagtactATTTCTTGAAGATGTTCTCTTTTTTCccattatttgcttttctttctttatcaaaaaataaaatgagtttatttGTGGTTCCTTGTGGCCACTCCATTGGTCCACATATCTGTTTTTGTatcaatatcatgcagttttcatcactattgctTAGTGCAGCTTAAGttgagggatggtgattcctaTTGAAGTTCTTTCGTTGTTTAGgattgctttgctttctttgctttttcccccccctatgaagttgagaatttctctttcaagaTTTATAAAAAATTGTGTGAGAACGTTAATGGGGTTACactgaacctgtagattgcttttggcaactTGGACATTTTCACTATATGAATCCTACCTATCCAGTGCTTGGCTATGAATATCTGCATTTGCCTCATTCAGCTACTGGTAGAGCTGTTTGCAGGCAtagcatagcatcagtaataatgttaGGGTTTGCTGACCACTCaggagatggatcccaagttgggccagaaAATATTTAGCCATTTGTTCATGctctactccatttttgtccccGCATTCTTCTTAGAAAGGAACAATTTTGTGTGTAAACTTTTGGATGTGAGAGTCTCCAATGGGGTGGAGGaggtctcttcaggttccttaTTTCCTGTATTACACATTTGACTAAGGTTACCCCATTGTGTCCTCAGAGCCTCCCCTTAGAGTTTCTACTCTAAGAGAGTTCTTGTCAGTCATTGATATGCCAAATGTCAGTGCCCTTGTAGTAACGAAGCTACCTCCTAAAGAATTGAAACTGGactattatatttctatataaagCTGTAAGTGAACAATAAGCAAGCAGTTTAATTCTATTTTCATCCTCTGAGTTAATCTGACCAATTCTCAGTAAAAAAATCCAGTGATACTGCATTTTTGCAGTGATCTGTGTCTCTAGGCTAGAGGTGTTTTCTCCTGATGACTCCTAGACTGTCTCCAGACTTATTCCCCACTCCCATTATCCTTCTCCATGTTATGGTTGGAGGAGGTCCTGCATTATTTGATCACCTGGTTAGTCATAGATTTATTAGGTTTTATTCAAAAATTTCAGAGTATTGATGTGTAGCAATGCTTATATAATATTGAGGCAGGAAATACTTGAAATAATGATTGGAATCAATTATGGTGGCTATCTGTGTGTGAATAATATAATGATAAGTTTTTGCACAGTGTACAATAACAAAACTTGCTAGCTTacactttttgtattttttagtgttctctattttgtctttattttagaaAGCAATACGTGTCTGTGTAGCATTAGCTGTCCTAAGAGTAGGGGTGCAAACGAGGTAGGCCTCCGACTTAGAGATCATCCTGAGTCTGGCCCATGGATACTTCTATTAATTGTGGAACAACATGCCTGTCATTGTTGCTTGTTCCACATTCGTACTTACACTATTGGCTGATGGGCCTGGATCATAGGTTTTTATACCTGTCAAACATGTGCTATTATGCTGAGCTTCACCAACATTTTGAATTTGTTAAATTTGGTGGAGAGTATTATTCTGTTTTCCAGGTTGGCATGTATTGATGAAATTAGGACTTCCTAAATTTCAATAGTCATTGAACTGTAGGTACATGACATTCTTCATGCATGTAGTGTTGACTTTGAATTTAAGTTGAAAAAAACGTGAGTAATTTggcagtatacatacatatgcatctCATGTGTATCTGTTTTTTTCACAAGCCAGATGATGGCCTCAGGACTCATGAAATTATAGTACAGGTTACTTATGATCCCCTATGTAAGCACTGGCCATTGGGCACTCTTCTTGGCAGGAACAGCAACTGTTCTTCACTAATGAGCCAGTTCTTCATCtttatgtcatttatttatcATCAATATTTACATTGCTGATATTTTCATCTGTCCATGTAaacatctttttccttttaaaaagatattactTAATGTTACAATTAAAACTAGGTCACCTCAGGTTCTGGAAGATGAATATACAACTGGGGTCAatgtataattaattttaaaaacttcagtAAAATTCTAATTTGCTTCTTTCTTGTGGTttgattctttggtttttttttgcaaGAAATACTGGGTCATAGGGTACatctctgactgtcctagaaatCATGCCTAGGCCAAgctggtattaaaaaaaaagaaaagaaaagaaaaataaaaatatttgtgccTCTGTATCCTCAGTGTTGAGAGTCAATGCATTTACCAATCTAAGCATCTTGCTCATTGCTTTTGCAGTCTGTAATTATTAACACAATATCTCTTTTTGCTTACTACTATTGATCTTTTTGCTTGTCtctttatgtgtatttattgGCTTTTCTTTTCCAAGGGTTTATTCAACTCAAAGAGTGAAGAAATGACAGATGAGAACCTCATTATTCAGTTTCCTTCAAAAATGACTTGGTGATCATGATTACATTATAATTTCTGTGTCGGGAAACAAGTGGGTGAAGTACCAACATTATTAGAAAATATTGTCAATGAAATGTATATGTCTAATATTTCATTCTCATGCTacttttgcatgtatatatgggaTGTTTTAGAAAGCAGTAACATACGATGATGTACTGGTGAGCTTTAATCGGGAAGAATGGGCTTTgctggatccttcccagaagagtCTCTACAAAGATGTGATGCTGGAAACCTGTAGGAACCTCACTGCCATAGGTAAGATTGTGaatgttgtttctctttttaaaatagggggaaagtatatttttgttgtgtggttgttcatttgtgtgtttgcttgcttttgttgttattgatatCCATCTACAGTTTCattggagaaggaggaagaatgatGTGGATAAATTAGGCCTGTTTCTAAGGATCACTGAAGATAGTTTCTTAAATTCTGCCTAAATTCCAGTAATATACCATGTATTTTCTGGTACTTATCTTCTAGGCTATAACTGGGAAGATCACAATATTGAAGAAGATTGTGAAAATTCTGGAAGTTATAGAAGGTAATGTTCATGCTGATACATATATGCCTTTGAAGAAATCTTTATTTGTTCTTGAAGTTTTAGTTAAAATCAACACTGTAAATCAGCACAGCTTTATGGACACTGATTACTAAATTCtctcaaaaaggaaaactcaGTGTCAGGTATCCAATTCGTGTTTGCAAGGCTTTCCATTAACACAAAAACATGGAAACAATGCCTTAACAGATAGTACCATTTCAAGCACAGCAACATTTAATATACACTGTAGAACTGCCAGTCTGTTTAGTCTCATACCACTCGGATAATGCAAAAAGTGTACACATTGAATATGTAATAAGTTTATATCCAAAACTGTTTGATAAGCAAACAGTCCATAGTATACTGATGGCAAGGTTTCTAAGATTATTGAGAGTGCAAGTTCATGGAAGATAAAAGGGTTGTCGTAATGAAACATTAATCCAATTTCCACATGGttataaggaaaaaaagtaaaactgagtTAATACAAGctgtatatattttgttattcttCCTTCCATAGGTGTATTATATGGGACAGATacatctctttctgtctgtctgtctgtcatggaaCATAAATAATACAGTACTCTGCCTAAGTCATATTAACATAAAACCTATATTTCTCTCAGAGGACACTTGGGAGATTTGTAGTTTTCCCCACTTAGAATAAATTTGTTGAAAATTATGAAGCCTTACAATTAATTGCTTTTACAACTTCATTGTgaatacatcaaaaacatcatcagacTGTAGAAAATCCCTATGAATATTAGTGATGTAGAAATtttctgtttatcctttttaaCATCACAAATGTGGTATGGCTCACATCATAGGAAAATATATGAATGCAATCACTGTTGTAAAGCTGTCAATGCTTGCATATTTTGTCACTTGTGAAAAAAACCTCATACTGGGAGAGGATATTATAATTTTGAGCCATGCAATAAATGCTCTTACCATCAcaggtaatatttttttttaaagatttatttatttattatatgtaagtacactgtagctgtcttcagacactccagaagagggagtcagatcttgttatggatggttatgagccaccatgtggttgctgggatttgaactctggacctttggaagagcagtcgggtgctcttacccactgagccatctcaccagccccatcacAGGTAATATTAAAGATGTAAATAATAACCATAATGAATCAAACCACTGTGGATATAAACAAAGTGATAGAACCTTAATATATCTGATTCATTTTTACAATTAGAAAAGATTGTTAAACTAATCCATACAGAAAATGAGTCATTAGTATAATAAATGGGTAAACCTTATACATGTACCAATTACATAAACAGGCTTCAGTGAAGTCATAGTGTAGAGAAACTCTCTGAATATATCCAATGTGTTAAAGACTATTTATTTCACAGGCATCTTCAAAGAGATGAACCAATTAATattggagagaaaccctatgaatgtattCAATATGATGGAGCTTTTGTAAGAAATAAACACCGTCAGATACATGAAAGCACGCATACTGGATCCTTTATGTCTTCTACTGATCTTCGAATACATAGAAAAACACAAACTGGAGAAAACGTCTATGATGAtaaccaatgtggtaaagcctttgcaggTGACAGCCATCTTCAGATCCATAAAGGAAGACATACTGGAAAGAAACCCCATGAATGTAaccaatgtggcaaagcctttgcatGTCACAGATATcttcaaacacataaaagaacacatactggagagaagccctatgaatgtaaccaatgtggcaaagcctttgcatGTCACACCtatcttcaaatacataaaagaacgcatactggagagaaaccttatgaatgtaatgaatgtggcaaaACCTTTGCCCAGTGTGTTCATCTTCAAAGGCATAAAAGAacccatactggagagaaaccctatgaatgtgaccaatgtggcaaagcctttgcacGTAGTAAACATCTTCAAATACATAAgggaacacatactggagagaaaccctatgtatgtaatcaatgtggtaaggCCTTTGCATGTCACAGCTATCTTCGATTCCATAAAAGAaaccatactggagagaaaccctatgaatgtaaccaaTGTGGCAAAGGCTATGCACGACTCAGTTACcttcaaacacataaaagaacacatactggagagaaaccctataaatgtaACCAATGTGGCAAAGCCTATGCACGACACAGTCATCTTACaacacataaaagaacacatactggagagaaaccctatgaatgtgaccaatgtggcaaagcctttgcatGTCACAGCTATCTTCAAcaacataaaagaacacatactggagagaaaccctatgaatgtagccaatgtggcaaagcctttgcatGTCATAGTAGTTTTCGGaagcataaaagaacacatactggagagaaaccctatgaatgtaaccaaTGTGGCAAAGCCTATGCACGACACAATTACcttcaaacacataaaagaacacatactggagagaaactctATGAATGTCaccaatgtggcaaagcctttgcacATCGCAACcatcttcaaatacataaaataacacatactGTAGAGAAACTCTATGTATGTAATCAATGTGGCAAGGCCTTTGCATGTCACAGCTATCTTCAAAAACATACAAGAagacatactggagagaaacccctATGAATGTACccaatgtggcaaagcctttgcatAGTTTGGACATCTTtaaagtcataaaagaacacatactggagagaaaccctatgaatgtaaccaaTGTGGCAAAGCCTATGCACAGCACCATTACCTTCAAAATCATAACACATACTGAAGAGACACCCTGATGATGCAGCGAATGTGGTTAATGGCTTTGCATGTTATGGTGGCcttaaaaggaattttaaaaacacattcttgAGAGAACCCTATAAATGTAATCAATCTAATATAGCCATTTCTTAAAATTGACCTTCTAAGGCATGAAAAATAGTTGTGAGATTATAGTAGGTGGGTGTGTCTGATTCCTTTGCCTGCTTGAGATGCTTTTCCTTCTATTTAATTGCTTTGCTAACTTTGATATGAGGATTTGTacctatttttattaaaatatgatattCCTTGTTCATTTGATATTCCCAAGTGGCCTGCTCTTTTATTAAGGGAAATGGAAGAATATCTGGGTGTGATATTAGGTTGGGAGGGAAatagagaagtggagggaggtATGGTCCAGATATACAGTGTaagatgagaataaagaaaaaaaaactttttaaaaataactgcacacatttacacacacacacacacacacacacacacacacacacacacacacatactaaacaAGATGTGAATCAAATATATATGAAGTTGTAACAAATTAAGATAATGTATGTatagaattttcattttatgtaaccCTGCCCTCAAGTATCATCAGCTAATATTGATCTATGCAGGCAATGGGAGCAGGATAGCAACCTTGGGGTTCCCAACTATGCGTGTGGACAATGAATGATTTATCCAGTACCAGCTGCTGGGAGTCAGATCAACTTTACTTGTGATTCAAGGCTTATATATTTTGGAGGAGTGGGGATAGTCACTTTGACATATCTAAGGTAGAGGCCTGTGTGGGGCCTGTAAATTGCCTACACAAGGTCAGAAAAGGAGAAGTCCCACAATAGAAGCCCAAATTCCATTATGTGCTATGCCTCAAAAAGCTATTTAGTCATTGGTGAACTATGAGTTTAATAAGCAGAGTTTTCCACATTTAAGTATAAATATTCTTACAAGTTTTAGGCTAATTTTGTTCTACACATTTTCACCATATGTAATAAACTTGCAAATGTGGACAGTTTTCAGCATACTCTGAGGAGACATATTTTGGAGATTTACAGGCATTTCagaggtaaatattttaaaactgtcatATAGCAATATCTGATacaaaagtacttttaaaatgtgaggCAGATAAATTTTACATATCAgacattatttattgttttcactGAAATCTGTGAATCTATCCACCTCAAGACACAACTAATCTACTCTTTGGCACAAATCCAACAGATCCTTCATCAACTTTGTGCCCACAGAGGACTCTGCTCATTGGATGATGAACACTGGAGATTCTAAGGAACTAAAACTTTACAAGAGGAGGGCTTTGTCTGCCTATAATGTAGAAAGGCAGATTTGTGGAGGCCTGTTCTGTCTGATTCATTTGAATTCTAATCCTCCATTAGAGGAGGGGATATTTTGCTGTTTCCAAGCTGTGAGGTAGTGAGGGTTTTGGGAAGATCTAGAAATTAGGAGCACCAGGGCATGTAGCTCACAGGTTCTTTCCAGGATTCTCCTCTGATGCAGTTGGAGGGAGGTGTGAGGTAGGCCATAAGTTGTGCCATAtttgggggccagggagtgggcgGGGTATGGAAACAGAAAGCATAGGATGGCTAAGTTCTCAATAGTTCCTTCTGATAGCACTTAGCTGGACCATCACTGGGTTCTGTTGGTACATGTGAAAACCTGGCCTTAGCCTTTGAGAGTCATTCAGTGTGAATTTCCCCTGGAGATGGGGAGACTCTATACCCCTCGTCATAGGAAGCTGTGTTGCATATTATATCACTGCCCAGTATACATAACAGGTATTACTTTTGCTGTGCATTGGAAAGAAAGATTCAAAACTTGAATATCTGGTTTCTAAAAGTTCTAAAGATTATATTCCACAATCAATTTTGTGTGATAAATTTTGCTAAGATTTGAGAAACTGTTAGAAAAAAGGTGATAGACATCTTCCTTCAGCAATGTTTTATTAGAATCCTTTAACATTTCTGCTACAGCACAAATATGTAGACAGCGTGGCCTCTGTACTAAAACAAGAGATAAGTAGTATCAGGACAGTCAGAAATTTAAGTTTTCAAGGTCACCCTGCATTTTTGCCGGAGTTGTgaggtttgtgtttgtttaatttctgtGCACATGCACTCATAGTTAACATTTATCAGGTTCATATTTAAAGAATTATACACTTAAAAAGAACCTCCTAATTCTATACTCTATTTGCTATGAAACTTC
This genomic interval carries:
- the LOC110315175 gene encoding zinc finger protein 431-like; protein product: MLETCRNLTAIGYNWEDHNIEEDCENSGSYRRHLQRDEPINIGEKPYECIQYDGAFVRNKHRQIHESTHTGSFMSSTDLRIHRKTQTGENVYDDNQCGKAFAGDSHLQIHKGRHTGKKPHECNQCGKAFACHRYLQTHKRTHTGEKPYECNQCGKAFACHTYLQIHKRTHTGEKPYECNECGKTFAQCVHLQRHKRTHTGEKPYECDQCGKAFARSKHLQIHKGTHTGEKPYVCNQCGKAFACHSYLRFHKRNHTGEKPYECNQCGKGYARLSYLQTHKRTHTGEKPYKCNQCGKAYARHSHLTTHKRTHTGEKPYECDQCGKAFACHSYLQQHKRTHTGEKPYECSQCGKAFACHSSFRKHKRTHTGEKPYECNQCGKAYARHNYLQTHKRTHTGEKLYECHQCGKAFAHRNHLQIHKITHTVEKLYVCNQCGKAFACHSYLQKHTRRHTGEKPL